Part of the Zerene cesonia ecotype Mississippi chromosome 3, Zerene_cesonia_1.1, whole genome shotgun sequence genome is shown below.
GGTATTTAATATCCGctaatattaagaatatgGCCTACTTGTTTAAATAGTGTAACAATACATTGAGTAGAAAAGTGGTAATGTAAATGTGTGGTCAGTGTTacagacattaaaaatatcaaggtatgggttttattgtaaaaactcCACACAATATTACCATATTAAGTCGATATTAGCAAAGAAAAAAGCGGTTCAATTTTCTTAACTTCCATGTGTATATAGCCAACTCACCTTGCCGTCCCACCCTAGTGGCAGGTTCTTAGGATTGTAAGGCACTTCATCATCATCCGAGTCGAGGTCTGCGGCCACAGAGGTGTCGCTTTCGTCGTCGCTTTCGTCCCTACGCTCGCCGGCCGCGCGAGCCGCGCGACGCGTCACGTTCTCTATGGTCGCTGCGCGCGTACTACTCACTATGCCTGCGAATCTGCAATCGATGGTTTTTCcgttagaataaaattaaaaatagcaagAGTACATGTACCTTGAtttgagaaaaaattaaaatggaatttaaaaaacacaatagttgattaataaacaaattaagctTATGTAGGAATTACCTATAAACTTGTGCCTCAATGGCGCCAATGTCTTTGTGCCTTTGCTGTGTTGAAGCTTTTGCCTTATTTCCGCCTTTTTTAGCCACCAATGACTTATCTAGTGCTGTTTGTCCTTTCGTACTGAACaatctaaaaattattgaattataaaaatgaatatattttgattaattgattgaaaactgtacattatataagaaatatttcaagaacatttataatttgaaagaatattttaaatccaacactttaatataacaacttttaaatatacacttattacacatttaaatctatagtattttttattaatataattaatatgtatattatatacctttgTGCTCTTTCCTCCAAAGTGCCCCCGCATTTCAAACCTAGGGCCATCAGGGCAGACTTCAACCTATCAAGTCCCAGAGATGCTAATTCCTCCCAGGATGAAAATGCAGATAGATCAAGATGAGCACCAACATTTGTCAGAGCACCGCCTGTTTCTTTCTAGTAAccaatcataataataacaaattattctgttctgttaaaataataaaatcatatgtatgtataaaacccaatttgtaaaaaatgtaatgtaacccaattaattgtacatttaatgaatctgtttattaataaaaatcactcATTGCAGTTTTAGTAATTTAGAATAGTCATTTGTCGATGTTTTCAGTATAGTGCATTCATTTTAACTTCAGAGGAGCTATTTATGCTGctaaatatgcaaaaaaatatgttcttataatagcattaattatacaaattgcaagaaatacattaattttacataattcttTTCACCTCCAAGaaccatacaaaaataatctataaaatacatacaggcCAACCAGGAAAGGATCCAGCTTCCCactgtttaataaaatcttgatGAGCAGCTGCCATCTCTTGAGCCTGATCAAGCAGAGGCTTAACTCGGCTCACAAAGTCTTTCAAGTATGTGAGGAGAGCACGGATGTAATTTCTGTATTCACTGTTCTTGCGCTCTCTTGGTATATCAAAGAGATGATCAAAGATACTCAGATATGTTATATAGTCAACTttctgaaatgaaaaaaaaccttatataaatttgtatccACAGATAGAAATGATTTTAAGTGATTATGATATTTACCTCAATTCccttcaaatttatatatttatcataacattcatgtaaatctaaatatttccCGTAACCCTCCTCATCTGTGAATTCTACAGGagctgaaataaattgttgaaattatcAGATAactgtttgatatatttattatggacaatataagcataattttaatatttacttgtgTAGTCTTCAGAAGGATTTTCTCTTATTTTTGCCATTTCTTCAAACTCTACAGACATAGGAACACaaatctgtaaaaaaataaacaaatttgattcataaaatatgtaaatatgatttacattgacagattgttttttttttaatatgtaatttaattaaaaatactgacAAGTGGGTTAAGTGGGAATATTATACCTCATTGGGATGTTTACGATGAAACTCCTTTATCTGTTTGAGTCTTGCATAGAATTCTGAAAATTCATTAGGTCCTGATAGTGCAGCAATTTCTTCTTTTCTTAAACCATCTTTATCTTCATATAGTTCTTTTAGCCTTATGGAAGATTCAATGTATCTCTAGAATTGAAGATTAATGtaaattgcaaaaatttatataaatcatagcattacaatgtttgttatttattaatacttacatcatgtaaatttttcaatcTATGATCACTGTTAATTGTTTCTCTGTgctgaaattgtaaaaatacaaaattgtttatgaacTTGTTAGTGATATCTTTGcttatctatatgtataaaagaaagtggttagtaacactatttataacttaattaagaacggattaaccgatttgacTGAAAATTTGTAGAGAGTTAGAACCAGGATACGGACATaggtagtttttatcccggaaatcccactgTATCAGAAACACGCGAAGAAATGGTTCCTGCGACtatgcgggcaaagccgcgggcgggaagctagttATAGATGTTTTTGAATAATCACGTAAATAAGAAGTAATAATACTTACTCCGGTTTTCTTGTGCAAAATCTCTTTAACCATAGCATCCATCGTCCGCTCCCTTTCTTCATGATAACTTCGTTGTTGTTCTAATATTGTTTCCATTTTTGACAAAAACAGCAACTGGCACCTACAATTTTAACCTTGCCTTGTATACTCACTAGATCAATTCCCTAAAGcctaaattcaaatattagtttacaaatgaaaaatgcaCGCACGCAACCCAAACACGACAAATCTGGGAAATGTCATTTACGACTGACAGCTGATAACAGTCAGTAAGAGAcaatcttttttctttttcttttgtgGCAACACACGATACCAGAAACAGAATGCAATAATATCATTCTGTCCCTGAAATCCCTAAGTACGATTCAGGGCCTTCTGTCTTAGGGAGTAAAGTACCTAATTACCAagctaacctaacctaacagTAATAATATGGCTGCCattatcaaaatctatttaaaatcttttgtattttaaataaataactcagCGATCACATGAAGTGGtatttatatgtggtagtcgagcacgcttcggcacgaattgggccagctcgcaccggggaaataccacaccccacagaagaccggcgtgaaatagcattctgctgtgtttcgttcggtgagtgggggagccggaggcccatatccttttcccaccccttcccagtcctttcctttattcctctcgccaatcctttcttaattccttcccaatttaaagtcggcaatccatttgtagaggcgtaaggtttgtaatcgactttacgcctctgcaaatgtttatgggcggtggtagcgtttatcatcaggcgtcccaccagctccattgccgactgtaacataaaaaaaaaagaagacaaataattcatataaaatttaatcagaTTGTTTATTGCGATTGCCaagtctttaaaatattagtgctCGAGAAGCATAACTTTATCCATGTAACATACCTAtgacatttctttttatgtcgGATTTTTAAATGCATGACAAAGTTGTTTAGcgattaacttatttttatgtgtgaaAGGTTACCATTGATCTTTAGGTCACAACTTTCGCCGCAAGACTTCTTTCATCAGTCATCAGTCTTTCATCAGTCATTTGTCAATTGACAGTTAGGAAATAGACCAATGTAATTTCTGCTTCTCTTGCTTCTTGTAATGCGATGTCAATTGTCAATTGTCAATTTGTCACTTACTAGTGTCAATAACACGCGTATCAGTGGATGGTTATTTACGAAAAGTATTtaaccatttatttatcatttaaaattgtttgttggttcgttaataaaaatatgaaagagtCTCCTCGACGTTAACGATGACAGAAGAAAAATCAAGCAGTCAAATATTCGCCGGTGCAAGAGTTTTAGGTTATGTTAGCACACATGTTCCATTTGTTGctagatttataaaaagaagagGAGAAACATTGTTATGTACAAGTGTTGGGAGGTGGTTTCATACTTATGGATGTAACAAATTTCGTTTGCTAAGTGTTAGTGGTGAACATCCAGGACCTATAACATGTATGAGTGGTGATGGTTTTCATGTGTATACAGCCAGCGGAAATAACATTTATGCATGGCGACGAGGCTGTGAACTCAAGCATGTTTACAAAGGCCATAACGCTGATATTCACTTGTTGTTACCATTCGGTGTTCACTTGATTTCAATAGACagagaaaatgttttaaaactatttgacATAAAAGATGAAACTGAGTTCTTAGAATTGAAGTTCGGTGAGAATTTTTCAGTGACAACAATTTGTCATCCTCCTACCTATCTCAACAAGATCTTGCTTGGAAGCAAGCAAGGCGAGCTACAGCTGTGGAATATACGaacatcaaaattaattcacaCATTCAATAAATGGAAATCTGCAGTTGTGGTTATTGAACCAGCGCCAGCAGTTGATGTTGTTGCTATTGCATTAAATAATGGAAAGATATATTTACACAACTTGAGATATGATGAAACAGTAATGGAATTTCAACATGATTGGGGAAAAGTTAGTTCTCTATCATTTAGAATGGATGGCGTACCAATGATGGTCACAGGCAGTAAATATGGTCACATTGTGATGTGGGATTTAGAAGAGAAGACAGTTGTATCTCAAATAAAATCAGCTCATTCAGGAAAAATAGCAGGACTACAATGTTTAATGTCTGAACCATTAATGATTACAAACTCAGAAGATAACTCATTGAAAATGTGGATTTTTGATATGCCTGATGGAGGAGCAAGGCTTTTGAAGAAAaggttattaaattacattttaattttttaatattacccaaaattttttttaaagacctTATACTAAGTTatcataaattcattttatttattttctctgtCACTGTCTTAATTATACAGCTAATGCTATTAATATCTTACAGAGAAGGTCATGCAAAGCCTCCCCATTTAGTGAGATATTGTGAGCCCTCTGGAGAGAATCTTTTGGCAGCAGGAGAAGACAGTTCTCTACACATTATGAATACTGTTACAGAAACATTCAACAAAAACTTGGGAAAAGCATCATACAATAGAAATAGCTCTAAGaggaaaagtaaatatattataataaatacaataaaaacatcagATTCAGCATGCAGTTGTACTTGTTAAAAGTTAccctattttaaatattgtaaaggcACTTATTGAACttgattgaaattaatttgagaaatatctggaaaaaaatatatttaatttttatcatttacatGCTTGGTTATCTAAATCCATAGCTTAATAATTACACTTTTACaactaatcataataaaattagttacaaaagttatttaatggacaaaatataaatgcatgtaattttcacatttacagAGAGATTAGAAGTGGACACTAAAATACTAGCACCAATATCAAATCTTAGTTCGTGTATGCAGCGAGATAAACAATGGGACAGTATTGCTTCACTGCACAGACACATGCGGCTGGTAACAACATGGTCCTATAATAAGATGCGTCAAGGGAAGCACAAACTGTTACCACCAGAGTTAGTAAAAGGTGTGCAAGCAACATCTCTTACAGTCACACATTGTGGAAATTTTGTAATCATTGGTAAGTTCATTgtacaaattttgtattttatgcttttttaGATAGATTTGGTctacaataatttgaaattataacattaaataatcattttgtttACTTGAGAATGTGTGTTAGCTTGCTTTTACCTAAacaattaaagttataaaaatcatggcgattttaataactttcatttttaacataatgtaGTAGAAGTGTACTGCTACCACTACATTTACTTTGtacaatcattaaataatattttatgcataaaataaacattattatgttaagAATATAGGCATTAATAGCATTAATATTTCTAGGTTACAGCAATGGAGAGGTACACAAATTTAACATGCAGTCTGGTATTTATAGGGGCCATTATGgtaatgagaaaaaaattgcACATAAAGGAGGAGTTAGAGGAGTAGAAACTGACATTTGCAATCAGAGAGTCATAACAGTGGGCGCTGATGATAAACTTAAGTTTTGGTATTTTAAATCAAGTAAGTGTTTATAGaacaaatgtattaaaagttgtaatttttctagttaaaaatatgtatgggTAAAAGGAAATTGCTAGGATCATATTAATTgaacaatatgtaatatatattaaactagcggtccgccccggcttcgcccgtggtacatatatagcctatagcgttcctcaataaatgggctatctaacactgaaagaatttttcaaatcgcaccagtagttcctgagattagcgcgttcaaacaaacaaacaaacaatcaaacaatcaaacaaacaaactcttcagctttataatattagtatagattatgcTTCTATTACATCTGAttgctatattttttgcaGCGAC
Proteins encoded:
- the LOC119838417 gene encoding splicing factor 3A subunit 3, whose product is METILEQQRSYHEERERTMDAMVKEILHKKTGHRETINSDHRLKNLHDRYIESSIRLKELYEDKDGLRKEEIAALSGPNEFSEFYARLKQIKEFHRKHPNEICVPMSVEFEEMAKIRENPSEDYTTPVEFTDEEGYGKYLDLHECYDKYINLKGIEKVDYITYLSIFDHLFDIPRERKNSEYRNYIRALLTYLKDFVSRVKPLLDQAQEMAAAHQDFIKQWEAGSFPGWPKETGGALTNVGAHLDLSAFSSWEELASLGLDRLKSALMALGLKCGGTLEERAQRLFSTKGQTALDKSLVAKKGGNKAKASTQQRHKDIGAIEAQVYRFAGIVSSTRAATIENVTRRAARAAGERRDESDDESDTSVAADLDSDDDEVPYNPKNLPLGWDGKPIPYWLYKLHGLNISYSCEICGNYTYKGPKAFQRHFAEWRHAHGMRCLGIPNTAHFANVTQIEDALALWEKIKNQKEGERFVAENDEEFEDSQGNVVNRKTFEDLKRQGLL
- the LOC119837615 gene encoding WD repeat-containing protein 36 gives rise to the protein MTEEKSSSQIFAGARVLGYVSTHVPFVARFIKRRGETLLCTSVGRWFHTYGCNKFRLLSVSGEHPGPITCMSGDGFHVYTASGNNIYAWRRGCELKHVYKGHNADIHLLLPFGVHLISIDRENVLKLFDIKDETEFLELKFGENFSVTTICHPPTYLNKILLGSKQGELQLWNIRTSKLIHTFNKWKSAVVVIEPAPAVDVVAIALNNGKIYLHNLRYDETVMEFQHDWGKVSSLSFRMDGVPMMVTGSKYGHIVMWDLEEKTVVSQIKSAHSGKIAGLQCLMSEPLMITNSEDNSLKMWIFDMPDGGARLLKKREGHAKPPHLVRYCEPSGENLLAAGEDSSLHIMNTVTETFNKNLGKASYNRNSSKRKKRLEVDTKILAPISNLSSCMQRDKQWDSIASLHRHMRLVTTWSYNKMRQGKHKLLPPELVKGVQATSLTVTHCGNFVIIGYSNGEVHKFNMQSGIYRGHYGNEKKIAHKGGVRGVETDICNQRVITVGADDKLKFWYFKSTTTPYHVLMLEDSVSHTKCHRESGLLALANEDFSITVVDIDTMSIVRKFEGHIAKINDIDFDSQSRWLVSASMDSTVCTWDIPSGKLVDIFSVEEPCTSLSMSPTGDFLATTHVGELGIFLWANKHLYERIFLKPIERTEANIPKLKLPTTAPEKPSIEDIGTIDLGEVEYKSPEQISSELLTLSGESTSRWLNLLNLDIVKKRNAPKTPLAVPKSAPFFLPTIPSLGLEFDLEKDKNSNKKFLIPDSLSTLTPFAKKLNGCESENDYEVCIMKLKEMSPAAIEAEVSSLSPEVGGSIDVMKQFLSMIDIILKSNKDFELGQAYLGLFLKTHTKIVSQNKELLRELHSVEESSAAAWSRLQNSLLYNICVVKALKEMN